The Devosia sp. A16 genome includes a window with the following:
- a CDS encoding MaoC/PaaZ C-terminal domain-containing protein: protein MERPRHFEDYVVGEVRKTSGRTITETDFVVHAGHTGDFFPHHMDAEFMKASEFGQRIAHGTMTFAIGIGLTATEINPLAFTYGYERLRFPKPVFIGDTIHTELTITGLDDDPKRPNYGRVTEQVRVLNQRGETVLACDHIYLAQRRG from the coding sequence ATGGAGCGGCCGCGCCACTTCGAGGACTATGTCGTCGGCGAAGTCCGCAAGACCAGCGGCCGCACCATCACCGAGACCGACTTCGTCGTCCACGCCGGCCACACCGGCGACTTCTTCCCGCACCACATGGACGCCGAGTTCATGAAGGCCTCCGAGTTCGGCCAGCGCATCGCCCACGGCACCATGACCTTCGCCATCGGCATCGGGCTGACCGCCACCGAAATCAACCCGCTCGCCTTCACCTACGGCTACGAACGCCTGCGCTTTCCCAAACCGGTGTTCATCGGCGACACCATCCACACCGAACTGACCATCACCGGGCTCGACGACGACCCTAAGCGCCCGAACTACGGGCGCGTGACCGAGCAGGTGCGGGTGCTCAACCAGCGCGGCGAGACGGTGCTGGCGTGCGACCACATCTATCTGGCGCAGCGACGGGGGTAG
- a CDS encoding ABC transporter ATP-binding protein, which translates to MATLSINSIRKSFGTVEVLNNIDIEVEDGGFLVLLGPSGCGKSTLLSIIAGLENSSGGDILIGDRNVNDVHPKDRNIAMVFQSYALYPTMPVRRNIGFGLEMRKVDAREREAAVQRAAELLQIEHLLDRKPGQLSGGQRQRVAMGRAIVRNPDLFLFDEPLSNLDAKLRVEMRTEIKRLHDRLGTTTVYVTHDQVEALTLGTKVAVMKGGVIQQLADPETIYDRPANMFVAGFIGSPTMNFLSGMLEQGDGGLVLRHSAGALALGGLQQDVGAFVGREVTAGIRPETLDVGQGAAGLAGVVDVVEPTGPDTMVIVSVGGQLITARLGPKARPKPGDTLNLSVDTAAINLFDPTTGNRI; encoded by the coding sequence ATGGCGACCCTGTCGATCAACTCCATCCGCAAGAGTTTTGGCACCGTCGAGGTGCTGAACAACATCGATATCGAAGTCGAGGATGGCGGCTTCCTGGTGCTGCTCGGGCCCTCGGGCTGCGGCAAGTCCACGCTCTTGTCGATCATTGCCGGGCTCGAGAACAGCTCGGGCGGCGACATCCTGATCGGCGACCGGAACGTCAACGACGTGCATCCCAAGGACCGCAACATCGCCATGGTGTTCCAGTCCTACGCGCTCTACCCGACCATGCCGGTGCGCCGGAATATCGGTTTCGGACTCGAGATGCGGAAGGTGGACGCCAGGGAGCGCGAGGCGGCGGTGCAGCGCGCGGCGGAGCTCCTGCAGATCGAGCACCTGCTCGACCGCAAGCCGGGGCAACTGTCGGGCGGGCAGCGACAGCGCGTCGCCATGGGGCGGGCGATCGTCCGCAACCCCGACCTGTTCCTGTTCGACGAGCCGCTGAGCAATCTCGACGCCAAGCTGCGCGTCGAGATGCGCACCGAGATCAAGCGGCTGCACGACCGGCTCGGCACCACCACGGTCTATGTCACGCACGACCAGGTCGAGGCGCTGACGCTCGGCACCAAGGTGGCGGTGATGAAAGGCGGGGTGATCCAGCAGCTCGCCGACCCCGAAACCATCTACGACCGGCCGGCCAACATGTTCGTTGCCGGCTTCATCGGCTCGCCGACGATGAACTTCCTCAGCGGCATGCTGGAGCAGGGCGATGGCGGATTGGTGCTGCGGCACAGTGCCGGCGCGCTGGCGCTCGGCGGGTTGCAGCAGGATGTCGGCGCGTTCGTCGGGCGTGAAGTGACCGCCGGCATCCGGCCGGAAACGCTCGATGTCGGCCAAGGCGCGGCGGGGCTTGCCGGCGTTGTCGACGTGGTCGAGCCGACCGGCCCGGACACCATGGTGATCGTCAGTGTCGGCGGCCAGCTGATCACGGCGCGGCTCGGGCCCAAGGCGCGGCCGAAACCAGGCGATACGCTCAATCTCAGCGTCGATACCGCCGCCATCAATCTCTTCGACCCCACGACGGGCAACCGGATCTAG
- a CDS encoding carbohydrate ABC transporter permease gives MAATRSRSKLIWDVVSYVVLIGLAFIAIAPILWTFLTSLKFEEDIVTRTMQYIPSRITLENYVKLWNQSGYPVLVINSLIVTSTTVLLCLLTGTVAAYAFSRFQFKGRTQLMLGYLVVRMFPAVLMIIPLFIIMRQVGLLDSTVGLAVAYTSFLLPLFVWMLKGFFDAAPKELESAARIDGTTRLGAMFMVVIPLARNGLLATCVFVAIAAWNEFLFALMLTTSQGSRTWPVGLQLMVGEFQLPWGMLAAGGMISILPVIVLFAIVQRAMVAGLTAGAVKG, from the coding sequence ATGGCTGCCACCCGCTCACGTTCGAAACTCATCTGGGACGTCGTCAGTTACGTCGTCCTGATCGGCCTTGCCTTCATCGCCATCGCGCCGATCCTCTGGACCTTCCTCACCTCGCTGAAGTTCGAAGAGGACATCGTCACCCGGACGATGCAGTATATCCCGTCGCGCATCACCCTCGAGAACTACGTCAAGCTCTGGAACCAGTCGGGCTATCCGGTGCTGGTGATCAACAGCCTGATCGTCACCTCGACCACGGTGCTGCTGTGCCTGCTCACCGGCACGGTCGCCGCCTATGCGTTCAGCCGCTTCCAGTTCAAGGGCCGCACCCAGCTGATGCTGGGCTACCTGGTGGTCCGGATGTTCCCGGCGGTGCTGATGATCATTCCGCTGTTCATCATCATGCGGCAGGTGGGCCTGCTCGACAGCACGGTCGGCCTGGCGGTGGCCTATACCAGCTTCCTGCTGCCGCTGTTCGTCTGGATGCTGAAGGGCTTCTTCGACGCCGCTCCCAAGGAGCTCGAGAGCGCCGCGCGCATCGACGGCACCACGCGGCTGGGCGCCATGTTCATGGTGGTGATCCCGCTCGCCCGCAACGGGCTGCTCGCCACCTGCGTGTTCGTCGCCATCGCCGCCTGGAACGAGTTCCTGTTCGCGCTGATGCTGACCACCAGCCAGGGCTCGCGCACCTGGCCGGTCGGGCTTCAGCTGATGGTCGGCGAATTCCAGCTGCCCTGGGGCATGCTGGCCGCCGGTGGCATGATTTCCATCCTCCCCGTCATCGTGCTGTTCGCCATCGTGCAGCGGGCGATGGTCGCCGGCCTCACCGCCGGCGCAGTGAAAGGCTGA
- a CDS encoding carbohydrate ABC transporter permease, with protein sequence MAEARISYPPPRTTWDRINPVRMIGELSETRYWMYLLLIPSALLITAVVIYPTLYGMQMSFREMRLNRPDLGTDWVGFKHYVRMFSDPIFWVSLRNTAVWVTSAIALEFLIGLIAALALNRNLPGSKVLAVLILLPYFLPNVVAGHMWALMLDPRLGVINDILVKLGWLDGYKAWFADPSTAMAAAIVVEAWHSFPFFTLLLLAGLKGIPSDLYKAADIDGAGPFSQLRLITLPMLKTIIAAAVILRVIGLVNSPDLLLILTSGGPGRSTQVLSLYAFQTAYKDFNFGYAGALSVIMFILLMGFAWAYVRLSKVNED encoded by the coding sequence ATGGCCGAGGCGAGGATCAGCTACCCGCCACCCCGCACCACCTGGGATCGCATCAATCCGGTCCGGATGATCGGCGAGCTCTCGGAGACGCGGTACTGGATGTACCTGCTGCTGATCCCGAGCGCGCTGTTGATCACCGCCGTGGTGATCTATCCCACGCTCTACGGCATGCAGATGAGCTTTCGCGAGATGCGGCTCAACCGGCCGGATCTCGGCACCGACTGGGTCGGGTTCAAGCACTATGTGCGGATGTTCTCCGACCCGATCTTCTGGGTGTCGCTGCGTAACACGGCGGTGTGGGTGACCTCGGCCATCGCGCTCGAATTCCTCATCGGGCTGATCGCCGCACTGGCGCTGAACCGGAACCTGCCCGGTTCGAAAGTGCTGGCGGTACTGATCCTGCTCCCCTATTTCCTGCCCAACGTGGTCGCCGGCCACATGTGGGCGCTGATGCTCGATCCGCGCCTCGGGGTGATCAACGACATTCTGGTCAAGCTCGGCTGGCTCGATGGCTACAAGGCCTGGTTCGCCGACCCCTCGACCGCCATGGCGGCGGCGATCGTGGTCGAAGCCTGGCACAGTTTCCCGTTCTTCACGCTGCTGCTGCTGGCCGGCCTCAAGGGCATCCCGTCCGACCTCTACAAGGCCGCCGATATCGACGGGGCAGGGCCGTTCTCGCAGCTCCGGCTGATCACCCTGCCGATGCTGAAGACCATCATCGCCGCGGCGGTGATCCTGCGCGTCATCGGGTTGGTGAACTCGCCGGACCTGTTGCTGATCCTGACCAGCGGCGGGCCGGGGCGCTCGACCCAGGTGCTGAGCCTCTATGCCTTCCAGACCGCCTACAAGGATTTCAACTTCGGCTATGCCGGCGCCCTCTCGGTGATCATGTTCATCCTCCTGATGGGCTTTGCCTGGGCCTATGTCCGGCTCTCCAAAGTGAACGAGGACTGA
- a CDS encoding extracellular solute-binding protein, whose translation MTAKFDRRSVLKLGGGMLAASALLPHQAFAQQTAINYWHTFTSQSEFAGLEEVMKLFAAAHPDIAVTQENIPNPEFMAKITAAVVSGSRPDSTMVSSERVADLVAMGGLTDLTDRIAAWERRGDFDDSRFASITKEGKVYGIPAFTFVDWMYYRKDWFDEAGLAPPTTYAEFRDAAIKLTDPAKGRFGFGMRGGAGGQAYVINVMEGFGAKLMHEDGSISLDRDKAIEAVDWWSGLLVKDGVVPPSAPNDGFRQIMEAFQTGQTAMLWHHTGSFQDNSKLLKAGVEFATAAIPAGPVNRVSRLGYAYNTVTKPETIDASWEWIKFWGEPDAAVAFLEKTGYFPASTVAAQDERIAGNPLYKPAADTLGFGIPAPSFAGFAGWSESVVLPAFQRVLIKEATPEQAVDEMIDGLAQAIA comes from the coding sequence ATGACGGCCAAGTTCGACAGACGTTCGGTCCTGAAGCTGGGCGGAGGCATGCTGGCGGCGTCGGCGCTGCTGCCGCACCAGGCATTCGCCCAGCAGACGGCGATCAACTATTGGCACACCTTCACCAGCCAGTCCGAGTTCGCCGGGCTCGAAGAGGTGATGAAGCTGTTCGCCGCGGCACACCCCGATATCGCGGTGACGCAGGAGAACATCCCCAACCCCGAGTTCATGGCCAAGATCACCGCTGCGGTGGTCTCGGGCAGCCGTCCGGATTCGACCATGGTGTCGTCGGAGCGCGTTGCCGACCTCGTCGCCATGGGTGGGCTCACCGACCTCACCGATCGGATCGCGGCGTGGGAGCGGCGCGGCGATTTCGACGACTCGCGCTTTGCCTCGATCACCAAGGAAGGCAAGGTCTACGGCATTCCCGCCTTCACCTTCGTCGACTGGATGTACTACCGCAAGGACTGGTTCGACGAAGCCGGCCTCGCGCCGCCGACCACCTATGCCGAGTTCCGGGACGCGGCGATCAAGCTGACCGATCCGGCCAAGGGCCGCTTCGGCTTCGGCATGCGCGGCGGTGCCGGCGGGCAAGCCTACGTGATCAACGTCATGGAAGGTTTCGGCGCCAAGCTGATGCACGAGGATGGCTCGATCAGCCTCGACCGCGACAAGGCGATCGAGGCGGTCGACTGGTGGTCGGGCCTCCTGGTCAAGGACGGCGTGGTGCCGCCCAGCGCCCCGAACGACGGCTTCCGCCAGATCATGGAAGCGTTCCAGACCGGTCAGACGGCGATGCTGTGGCATCATACCGGCTCGTTCCAGGACAATTCCAAGCTCCTCAAGGCCGGCGTCGAGTTCGCCACCGCGGCGATCCCCGCCGGCCCGGTCAACCGGGTGTCGCGCCTCGGCTATGCCTACAACACGGTGACCAAGCCCGAGACGATCGACGCCAGCTGGGAGTGGATCAAGTTCTGGGGCGAGCCCGACGCGGCCGTCGCCTTCCTCGAAAAGACCGGCTACTTCCCGGCCTCGACGGTGGCGGCGCAGGACGAACGCATCGCGGGCAACCCGCTCTACAAGCCCGCTGCCGATACGCTCGGTTTCGGCATTCCGGCGCCGAGCTTTGCCGGTTTTGCCGGCTGGTCCGAGAGCGTGGTGCTGCCCGCCTTCCAGCGCGTCCTGATCAAGGAAGCGACGCCAGAACAGGCGGTCGACGAGATGATCGACGGGCTGGCCCAGGCCATCGCCTGA
- a CDS encoding enolase C-terminal domain-like protein, which translates to MQITGFTAWLVEHEPGPKFIWRDGIPGSHGDIPRGSKPHKAVIRMETDAGINGVIEMGRGEAVIDLVRRRYHEFIGENPLLTERMWRLIWELDRIEEFHMRSLGMLDMLCWDVKSQHAKMPIYQMLGGDDRVVPAYASTVTWPTMEEYERYIKMSRDVGFKAFKLHAWGGPVKRDIELCKNLRKWVGPDADLMFDGSAGWDYVNALEFGKAIQDLGFLWYEEPMREFHLGSYTKLCEKLDIPILAAETSDGVHGNMATWIENKALDMTRVSTFYKGGFTGSMKVAHLSESHGMRAQVHGMGLENAQICAAISNNDYYEQLVMNEDQIKGLDKLGPLSIVDGNLTVSDAPGIGYEFDFKKLDETALTKVAVTERLTPRGAEVPWH; encoded by the coding sequence ATGCAGATCACGGGATTCACGGCATGGCTGGTCGAGCACGAGCCGGGGCCGAAATTCATCTGGCGCGACGGCATTCCCGGCTCGCATGGTGACATCCCGCGCGGCTCGAAGCCGCACAAGGCGGTGATCCGCATGGAGACCGACGCCGGCATCAACGGCGTCATCGAGATGGGGCGCGGCGAGGCGGTTATCGACCTGGTGCGCCGGCGTTACCACGAATTCATCGGCGAGAACCCGCTGTTGACCGAGCGGATGTGGCGGCTGATCTGGGAGCTCGATCGCATCGAAGAGTTCCATATGCGCTCGCTCGGCATGCTCGACATGCTGTGCTGGGACGTGAAATCCCAGCACGCCAAGATGCCGATCTACCAGATGCTGGGCGGCGACGACCGGGTGGTGCCGGCCTATGCCTCGACGGTCACCTGGCCGACGATGGAAGAGTACGAGCGCTACATCAAGATGAGCCGCGACGTCGGCTTCAAGGCGTTCAAGCTGCATGCCTGGGGCGGCCCGGTGAAGCGCGACATCGAGCTCTGCAAGAACCTACGCAAGTGGGTGGGTCCCGACGCGGACCTGATGTTCGACGGTTCGGCCGGCTGGGACTATGTGAACGCGCTGGAGTTCGGCAAGGCGATCCAGGATCTCGGCTTCCTCTGGTACGAGGAGCCGATGCGTGAGTTCCACCTCGGCAGCTACACCAAGCTCTGCGAGAAGCTCGATATTCCGATCCTCGCCGCCGAAACCTCGGATGGCGTGCATGGCAACATGGCGACCTGGATCGAGAACAAGGCGCTCGACATGACGCGCGTCTCGACCTTCTACAAGGGCGGCTTCACCGGCTCGATGAAGGTGGCGCACCTCTCGGAAAGCCACGGCATGCGGGCCCAGGTGCACGGCATGGGGCTCGAGAATGCGCAGATCTGCGCCGCCATCTCGAACAACGACTATTACGAGCAGTTGGTGATGAACGAGGACCAGATCAAAGGCCTCGACAAGCTCGGGCCGCTCTCGATCGTCGACGGCAACCTGACGGTCAGCGACGCGCCGGGCATCGGCTACGAGTTCGACTTCAAGAAACTCGATGAGACGGCCCTGACGAAGGTCGCAGTCACGGAGCGGTTGACGCCGCGCGGGGCTGAGGTACCATGGCACTGA
- a CDS encoding carbohydrate ABC transporter permease, translated as MSTRQAPLRLNPGRFVVFATLAFAVCFYGIPLLWLFIAGTRSESSLLTQSPFALGDWDSFVRTWNNLTTYNNFQILSWTVNSLIYVVGGVLLSLIACIPAGYALAASEFPGRRLVLIFTLIAMITPSTAVVLPIFLEMNLLGLNNTYAGLILASGFFPFGVYLTYVYFSTSLPKGVMDSARVDGANRFQLFSRIALPLARPIIALVAFFSFLGIWSNYFLAFVLLSDDKLYNLPVGLTALVSGSGALSNLPSNDVPIKKPEVVLAAILVVLPVLLIFMAAQRFVRSGMLSGAEKG; from the coding sequence ATGAGCACCAGACAGGCCCCGCTGCGCCTCAACCCCGGCCGCTTCGTCGTCTTCGCGACGCTGGCTTTCGCGGTCTGCTTCTACGGCATTCCGCTGCTGTGGCTGTTCATCGCCGGCACGCGCTCGGAATCCTCGCTGCTGACGCAGTCGCCGTTCGCGCTGGGCGACTGGGATTCGTTCGTCCGCACTTGGAACAACCTCACCACCTACAACAACTTCCAGATCCTCAGCTGGACGGTAAACTCGCTGATCTACGTGGTGGGCGGGGTGCTGCTGTCGCTCATCGCCTGCATTCCGGCGGGCTATGCGCTGGCCGCCTCGGAGTTTCCCGGGCGCAGGCTGGTGCTCATCTTCACGCTGATCGCGATGATCACTCCCTCGACGGCGGTGGTGCTGCCGATCTTTCTCGAGATGAACCTCCTGGGTCTCAACAATACCTATGCCGGGTTGATCCTCGCTTCGGGGTTTTTTCCCTTCGGCGTCTACCTCACCTATGTCTACTTCTCGACCTCGCTGCCCAAGGGGGTGATGGATTCCGCCCGGGTCGACGGCGCCAACCGCTTCCAGTTGTTCAGCCGCATTGCGCTGCCGCTGGCCCGGCCGATCATCGCGCTGGTGGCCTTCTTCAGTTTCCTCGGCATCTGGTCGAACTACTTCCTCGCCTTCGTGCTGCTCAGCGACGACAAGCTCTACAACCTACCGGTGGGGCTGACGGCGCTGGTGAGTGGCTCGGGTGCGCTCAGCAACCTGCCGTCCAACGATGTGCCGATCAAGAAGCCCGAGGTGGTGCTCGCCGCCATTCTCGTGGTGCTGCCGGTGCTGCTGATCTTCATGGCCGCGCAGCGGTTCGTACGCTCCGGCATGCTGTCGGGCGCGGAAAAGGGTTAG
- a CDS encoding carbohydrate ABC transporter permease, with amino-acid sequence MATDVRAAASDRARKAKQKGRRDTRMSYLLLAPYLVLLLMFGLFPIAYAFGLSFFDTIEMVFWGVTNYQFVFDDFRVPASVVNVLTFVAIWVTLTMIGVAVLSLMLDSINRKTANTLRTIYFLPGAVTSSAIVVLWLFVLDPSVSPFQPVLHTLGWGTRADVISGIGLAGVFAIMAYFSASGGWIVVFGGALSSLPTEVMEAARIDGANRFQLATRIKLPMIWRSLVLMGILSFAGGLQLFVEPQLMGLAGPQFAQNDWSLNQMAFQYAFRMGDFGASAALSTLLVGASIIIALVIVFATKFYKID; translated from the coding sequence ATGGCAACCGATGTGAGGGCGGCGGCGAGCGACCGTGCCCGCAAGGCGAAGCAGAAGGGACGGCGCGACACGCGCATGTCGTACCTGCTGCTGGCGCCGTATCTGGTGCTGCTGCTGATGTTCGGGCTGTTCCCGATCGCCTATGCCTTCGGGCTCAGCTTCTTCGACACCATCGAAATGGTGTTCTGGGGGGTCACCAACTACCAGTTCGTTTTCGACGACTTCCGTGTGCCGGCGAGCGTCGTCAACGTTCTGACCTTCGTCGCCATCTGGGTGACGCTGACGATGATCGGCGTGGCGGTGCTGTCGCTGATGCTCGACAGCATCAATCGCAAGACTGCCAACACGCTGAGGACCATCTACTTCCTCCCCGGCGCCGTTACCTCGTCGGCCATCGTGGTGTTGTGGCTGTTCGTGCTCGACCCTTCGGTCAGCCCGTTCCAGCCGGTGCTGCACACGCTCGGCTGGGGCACGCGCGCCGATGTGATCTCGGGCATCGGGCTCGCCGGGGTGTTCGCCATCATGGCGTATTTCTCGGCTTCGGGCGGCTGGATCGTGGTGTTCGGCGGGGCGCTTTCGAGCCTTCCCACCGAGGTGATGGAGGCGGCGCGCATCGACGGCGCCAACCGTTTCCAGCTCGCCACGCGGATCAAGCTGCCGATGATCTGGCGTTCCCTGGTGCTGATGGGAATCCTGAGCTTTGCCGGCGGGTTGCAGCTCTTCGTCGAGCCGCAGCTGATGGGCCTCGCCGGGCCGCAATTCGCGCAGAACGACTGGTCGCTGAACCAGATGGCGTTCCAATACGCCTTCCGGATGGGCGATTTCGGCGCCTCGGCGGCGCTCAGTACGCTGCTGGTCGGCGCCTCGATCATCATCGCACTGGTGATCGTCTTCGCCACCAAGTTCTACAAGATCGATTGA
- a CDS encoding ABC transporter substrate-binding protein, translated as MFRTRTAARAGGMATTIALGLMAGAAMAQDAVTLNVWSDTPRLSMFDLYDKTHDNVTLNVTTVAPADLIAKIQLALQAKSEIPDVIFMSDIGYTAQLSTRRSNYLMDLTDKVPQALQDEFYPNGNSPCHVNGKLLCMRNDLAHMIVWYDKPAMEALGKAVPTTWEEFQKLGEELAPQGLSLGTGVEAFPLYAMLVSDGCDMVMPVEGKEDTVKIDLTTEKCLKPARMVDAMLKNGSLTKVGPFEPDFVALAKAGKIPLMIGPTWFGEYVIKPTYEWPAGKLAAALPLKWDDQSQPLTWSWGGGTYGAWKDTAHPAEAVDLVTWMSTDVANQTAAVTLPGHRPSAEAWGARLASDAYYADPNVFKVEADAAAFSHPGYVSLRFSVSDAIAKVVVQPLASGGTVEGALPALQTELTNLAKLNGYQVE; from the coding sequence ATGTTTCGTACAAGGACCGCCGCACGCGCCGGCGGCATGGCAACAACTATCGCCCTCGGCCTGATGGCCGGCGCTGCAATGGCGCAGGATGCCGTGACGCTGAACGTCTGGTCGGACACGCCGCGCCTCAGCATGTTCGATCTCTACGACAAGACCCATGACAACGTGACGCTCAACGTCACCACGGTGGCGCCGGCAGACCTGATCGCCAAGATCCAGTTGGCCCTGCAGGCCAAGAGCGAGATTCCCGACGTGATTTTCATGTCGGATATCGGCTACACGGCGCAGCTCTCGACCCGTCGCTCCAACTACCTGATGGACCTGACCGACAAGGTGCCGCAGGCGCTGCAGGACGAGTTCTACCCCAACGGCAATTCGCCCTGCCATGTGAACGGCAAGCTGCTGTGCATGCGCAACGACCTCGCGCACATGATCGTCTGGTACGACAAGCCGGCGATGGAAGCGCTCGGCAAGGCCGTGCCGACCACCTGGGAAGAGTTCCAGAAGCTCGGCGAAGAGCTGGCGCCGCAGGGTCTCAGCCTCGGCACCGGCGTCGAGGCGTTCCCGCTCTATGCGATGCTGGTCTCCGACGGCTGCGACATGGTGATGCCGGTGGAAGGCAAGGAAGATACGGTCAAGATCGACCTCACCACCGAGAAGTGCCTGAAGCCGGCGCGCATGGTCGATGCCATGCTGAAGAATGGCAGCCTCACCAAGGTGGGGCCGTTCGAGCCGGATTTCGTGGCGCTCGCCAAGGCCGGCAAGATCCCTCTGATGATCGGGCCGACCTGGTTCGGCGAATATGTGATCAAGCCGACCTATGAATGGCCGGCCGGCAAGCTTGCCGCGGCGCTGCCGCTGAAGTGGGACGACCAGAGCCAGCCGCTGACCTGGAGCTGGGGTGGCGGCACCTATGGCGCCTGGAAGGACACTGCGCACCCGGCCGAGGCGGTCGATCTCGTGACCTGGATGTCGACGGACGTCGCCAACCAGACCGCGGCCGTGACGCTGCCGGGGCACCGGCCGTCGGCCGAAGCCTGGGGCGCGCGCCTCGCCAGCGACGCCTATTATGCCGATCCGAACGTCTTCAAGGTGGAAGCCGATGCGGCGGCGTTCAGCCATCCCGGCTATGTGAGCCTGCGCTTCTCGGTCAGCGATGCGATCGCCAAGGTGGTGGTGCAGCCGCTGGCCAGCGGCGGCACGGTCGAAGGCGCGCTCCCGGCGCTGCAGACCGAACTCACCAACCTCGCCAAGCTCAACGGCTACCAGGTCGAGTAA